In one window of Bombus fervidus isolate BK054 chromosome 4, iyBomFerv1, whole genome shotgun sequence DNA:
- the Pps gene encoding protein partner of snf isoform X5 — protein MSSSYIIEPQESGSGKKDDTLIIIVNDDGTISVDQETLQTLIMNQSNANVSVVRVGQAETDTENGDITLTVDPPMFTSAAINSGGTSTDATSLVDPFMEMDPEQLERLETALQSEEAKQILGENVTAMLDMLTVEEQQNSIRYSVKLDHCYTSRLSPSDPKPRDPLPVIDSPTSDDSLQYAHQHSPAPGTSKTSSPVREAENTVVIKPKATTKTGKPVGRPRKNIPPTTVPTCNSNTRSSASITSTPKSVGHPVSRNLLQQGIGKHQGRSNDEDEDELNSSTESSDSEPPSDNDSDFGPRGPRRGGIRARGGRKGLTTRGGSMVATRRRGPNKQMDMEQVRRLDMEMAAAVNAMKSPEKDEKSGGFGFAKGKRQLKTVIGRKKEESQRNESSSIINQDVSVNFEKPLQTTNQVKANLINANMVKGDMILTKPGQGRANQKVTFVQKQVLMKSNDLKNIDVKKQVILPKGKFFNQTGTKFFATKDGKLVQIPVTTKAMTSNLSITQMKGVIPQVSPTQQPAMVQTQISNVQQQQSQQLAKVTTPAVISKIKSCDPKKEKRKPDGLESVTKIEIDTNKTTDIKVFDGMKKHAKKENRKSPAYMVDTLGPALFSTPDIIRRVGTNGDSKVQENVVTPSVAVVSSGNSLMQVTHSPSSSSTSTSPITSNRSGIISMSSDRTTHSETSISTEKRQSHDCLVENHEAESKPGVKSNVSNVSEEPALDSGKSGAIEGEEHLLATLEMEASKHEEELLAEALLLQEELGVDLAEHAALVEQGGSVASESITSNNMLIPSLITSEQEGAKSLDASATIIVTTTMTSTATVATVATTSANTNELKETGKKFVKEDKEPIQIIRGGRVITLPPIEAPATRSKRLQNKSTESVQKSFEPAKRMEKHGASSQSIKHEIRANIDQGEKNECAIRAEEENIEEEAEEEEDEEEEDTKEKERKQVGDEDEEEEEEEEEEDNSDSEDDPDRLWCICKRPHNNRFMICCDVCEDWFHGKCVHVSKAMGQQMEEKGIEWVCPNCAKKKDDETKAKLSTQNASGKQRIQSDTVFENTKNLPMVNQSSTTGETSPLIQSGCDYGGVQYSSNMQCVVCKKEARNSSIYCSDACILAHAQETLTKDKPIPGPTISPKGTRSSPFDPASKSKPDARVIVFERKSGRILTGSDAPTRSNLRTWLKEHPTFEVVGTNNLGALQIGKTITTIQTQIPGKTTKSALLSPAKGQNLPKMTYAKVPGSKQMILTAGNKKFTLISGGQQQQLQLQQQQLQQQQQQQQQQQQQQQQTQPTSTKSIQMKQTLLSASNKSPLLLKTTKLITQPQIKQLGVAVSPKQTPNAKKQEAKQAVVQSKQQQIKPSPPRKPETEPIRLNIRKTLTELLSSRIKETEDLKLTDEEIADLAYNIELELYKYFKDTGAKYKAKYRSLVFNIKDTKNLTLFRKIADRSLTPDAVVRLSPDEMASQELAEWREKETKHQLEMIKKNELDLMAQAKSIVVKTHKGEQIIENDGGIDHVDPKTPVQDIVTALNSADSISSTVDDMEKDLEKAIDEERLKSKEDAKKLRNLDDKKRKEKDKDRGREKERDKEKERGKEKESNRSKGASDRRGRSISRSRHKHGRDDRERSKTREKSRERRSRDKEGKREREKDRDKEKERDRERDRERSRTRDREKLKVREKSSRDKAKQKEKDREKEKERERHRSNENILRSRNSNFAYSELKNVDKREDEKKREMEKKEELSGLTGTSAGKSIEDRLWRHIEDEATTNIIDGNDSDVSDREPSSTVNIKTPDINEEVDREREQESSSTVEGETPKAGGWQTVWRGFVNMVDVAKFFITAQEVSGHAKDLMDDLPDTVDVVGRISHETVWDYISKMKKTGSKEILVIRLTAANDEEKIPYITLYSYLNSRSRLGVVGNVSKNIKDFYIMPFSSQSTIPQVLLPLNGPGFEEHRPHLLLGIIVRNKRKRPAGISSTNIPMKLSKKDTDRSYTPPLIGASKDKSSNVSNATIIASTSVTSTATPTIPISSPSLATATSTYHKTPATTVSTTESTKEKQHPVTQTTLDNLNRAHIGMSRSTLLDTATICKIVPELSSKIDLTSSPGKVPLEDDGDEPYSPGQMDEEDIDLDLRNCPTSTSVTTVAPISGSLGIHDVTTLDNGIISSSKNSTELQRKMEELNRQIEEQKQQIQNISSSFLGESTPTLPGLGLDPPPNDECEEAYSPSDTRSFTPPPPTGISKFTQPILEKVSNITIPPNLQEILANVKRQESSKVDPYLPSKPSATFLTTANSSIYQNSEKYSSSPGVKLTISGLNKSNSEKPIVESSSNHRESISKEKESKGTLSSLSDLDLIRKAEEELAAVAAASATVVPGNRVTENSVPSSLSGTTTALPSIMGTTASPSLISQASANLSSLTSTDSPTHEGIPYKNPFPEPFKRNIAPEQPKPPGLEDEDFPPFPSTPPNLENNVSKTTSSHSKFVPKSGIVLSVKRKVNDDVPPTSPSTSSKIIRVKSRWGQGPSESID, from the exons ATGTCTAGCTCGTACATTATCGAGCCACAAGAGAGCGGATCAGGAAAGAAGGATGATACGTTAATTATCATTGTCAATGATGATGGTACTATATCCGTCGACCAAGAAACTTTGCAGACTTTAATTA TGAATCAATCTAATGCAAATGTCAGCGTTGTTAGAGTAGGACAAGCAGAGACAGACACAGAAAATGGAGATATTACATTAACTGTAGATCCTCCAATGTTTACATCTGCTGCAATTAATTCTGGTGGTACATCTACTGATGCAACCAGTTTAGTCGATCCTTTTATGGAAATGGATCCAGAACAGTTGGAACGATTAGAGACAGCTTTACAAAGTGAAGAGGCAAAACAAATTCTTGGAGAAAATGTCACAGCTATGCttg ATATGTTAACAGTAGAGGAACAACAAAACTCTATAAGGTATAGTGTTAAGTTGGATCACTGCTACACAAGTAGATTATCACCTTCCGATCCAAAACCGAGGGATCCATTGCCTGTTATCGATTCACCTACTTCCGACGATAGTTTACAATATGCGCATCAACATTCACCTGCTCCTGGAACATCCAAAACATCGTCGCCTGTCCGCGAAGCTGAGAATACTGTCGTGATCAAGCCAAAGGCTACAACCAAAACT GGCAAACCAGTTGGTCGACCGCGAAAAAATATCCCTCCGACAACTGTTCCTACCTGTAATAGTAACACGAGATCATCGGCCAGTATAACAAGTACGCCTAAATCCGTCGGACATCCAGTTTCAAGGAATTTATTGCAGCAGGGTATTGGAAAAC ATCAAGGAAGATCTAATGACGAGGATGAGGACGAATTAAATTCGTCCACTGAATCATCCGATTCAGAACCACCATCTGATAATGATTCAGATTTTGGTCCACGAGGTCCAAGAAGGGGTGGTATAAGAGCTAGAGGTGGTAGAAAAGGGCTTACTACCAGAGGAGGAAGTATGGTAGCTACTCGTAGAAGAGGGCCCAACAAACAAATGGATATGGAACAAGTTCGTCGATTAGATATGGAAATGGCTGCTGCTGTAAATGCCATGAAGAGTCCagagaaagatgaaaaatcgG GAGGATTTGGTTTCGCTAAAGGCAAGAGACAGCTTAAAACCGTTATTGGTCGGAAGAAAGAGGAATCGCAACGCAACGAATCGTCTTCGATAATAAATCAAGATGTGTcggttaattttgaaaaaccGCTGCAGACGACGAACCAAGTTAAAGCGAATTTGATCAATGCTAATATGGTTAAGGGCGACATGATTCTTACAAAACCAGGACAGGGAAGAGCTAATCAAAAAGTTACTTTTGTACAAAAGCAAGTGCTTATGAAGTCGAATGACCTTAAAAATATCGACGTAAAGAAGCAGGTGATTCTTCCTAAagggaaattttttaatcaaaccGGAACCAAATTTTTCGCGACCAAAGATGGCAAACTGGTCCAAATACCTGTAACTACTAAAGCTATGACGTCAAACTTATCGATAACGCAAATGAAAGGAGTGATACCACAAGTGTCGCCAACACAACAGCCTGCCATGGTACAAACTCAGATTTCAAATGTGCAACAGCAGCAATCCCAACAGTTGGCTAAAGTGACAACGCCTGctgttatttcaaaaattaaatcttgcgatccgaagaaagagaaacgaaaaccTGACGGTCTTGAAAGTGTTACGAAAATAGAAATCGATACCAATAAAACAACAGACATCAAAGTTTTTGATG GTATGAAAAAACATGCAAAGAAAGAGAATCGTAAATCGCCAGCATACATGGTGGATACTTTAGGTCCTGCTCTTTTTTCAACCCCAGATATTATTCGTCGTGTTGGTACGAATGGTGATTCGAAAGTACAAGAAAATGTAGTAACACCGTCTGTAGCTGTTGTTTCTTCTGGAAATTCTCTTATGCAAGTAACACATTCACCTTCATCATCGTCGACATCGACATCACCCATAACATCAAATCGTTCAG GTATTATTTCTATGTCTTCCGACCGAACTACACATTCTGAAACTTCTATCTCTACGGAAAAGCGACAAAGTCACGATTGTTTGGTAGAAAATCATGAAGCAGAGTCTAAGCCGGGTGTAAAATCTAACGTATCTAATGTATCAGAAGAACCAGCCCTGGATTCGGGTAAGTCGG GCGCTATAGAAGGCGAGGAACATCTACTAGCTACATTGGAAATGGAAGCTAGTAAACACGAAGAGGAATTACTGGCTGAAGCGTTATTATTACAAGAAGAACTTGGAGTCGACTTGGCTGAACAT GCTGCGCTTGTAGAACAAGGAGGAAGCGTTGCATCGGAGTCAATAACTTCAAATAACATGCTTATTCCTTCTTTGATCACATCCGAACAAGAAGGTGCTAAATCGCTGGATGCTTCTGCGACAATAATCGTAACAACAACTATGACAAGCACAGCAACAGTTGCAACGGTGGCAACAACTAGCGCGAATACAAATGAACTGAAAGAGACAGGGAAAAAGTTTGTCAAAGAGGATAAGGAACCTATTCAAATTATTCGTGGTGGGCGAGTAATTACGTTACCTCCCATCGAAGCACCAGCTACCAGAAGCAAACGATTACAAAACAAAAGTACAGAATCTGTTCAAAAATCATTTGAACCTGCCAAGCGGATGGAGAAGCACGG GGCATCGTCGCAGTCTATCAAACACGAAATTCGTGCGAATATAGATCAAGGCGAGAAAAATGAATGCGCAATTCGGGCTGAAGAGGAAAATATAGAGGAGGAAGCcgaagaagaggaggatgaagaggaggaagatacaaaagagaaagagcggAAACAGGTCGGTgatgaagatgaagaagaggaagaagaggaggaggaggaggataATTCAGATTCAGAAGATGATCCTGATAGACTTTGGTGTATATGCAAAAGACCGCATAACAATCGTTTCATGATTTGTTGTGATGTATGCGAAGACTGGTTTCATGGAAAATGCGTACATGTCAGCAAAGCAATGG GTCAACAAATGGAGGAGAAAGGAATAGAATGGGTTTGTCCAAATTGCGCTAAAAAGAAGGACGACGAGACAAAAGCTAAATTGAGTACCCAGAATGCTTCTGGAAAGCAACGGATTCAATCCGACACTGTATTTGAGAATACAAAAAACCTCCCTATGGTTAATCAGAGTTCAACTACTGGAGAAACATCGCCTTTGATACAATCTGGTTGTGACTATGGTGGTGTTCAATATTCTAGTAATATGCAATGTGTCGTTTGTAAGAAAGAAGCAAGAAACTCGAGCATTTACTGTTCCGACGCATGTATACTTGCACATGCCCAAGAAACATTGACCAAAGACAAACCAATACCAGGACCAACAATTAGTCCAAAAGGAACAAGGTCGTCACCGTTCGACCCTGCTTCAAAGTCGAAACCCGATGCTCGAGTTATCGTTTTTGAGAGGAAAAGTGGAAGGATATTAACTG GTTCAGACGCTCCTACAAGATCAAATTTGCGTACATGGTTAAAGGAACATCCTACGTTTGAAGTGGTTGGGACGAATAATCTTGGTGCACTGCAAATAGGGAAAACGATTACTACTATTCAAACACAAATACCTGGTAAAACA ACAAAGTCTGCACTACTGTCACCCGCAAAAGGACAGAATCTTCCGAAGATGACGTACGCAAAAGTACCAGGTTCTAAGCAAATGATCTTGACAgcaggaaataaaaaatttacactTATCTCTGGTGGACAACAGCAGCAGCTACAactacagcaacaacaactacagcagcagcagcagcagcaacaacaacaacaacaacaacaacagcaaactCAACCGACAAGTACAAAATCAATACAAATGAAACAAACGTTATTGTCAGCGTCAAACAAGAGTCCTTTGTTATTAAAAACGACAAAATTGATTACTCAACCACAAATAAAGCAATTGGGTGTTGCTGTGTCACCGAAGCAAACACCAAATGCAAAGAAACAAGAGGCAAAACAGGCAGTCGTACAATCGAAACAACAGCAGATTAAACCAAGTCCACCAAGAAAACCTGAGACAGAACCTATAAgattaaatatacgaaaaaCTTTAACAGAATTGTTATCTAGCCgtataaaagaaacagaagattTGAAACTTACAGACGAGGAAATAGCGGACCTAGCTTATAATATCGAATTAgagttatataaatatttcaaagacaCCGGTGCAAAGTACAAAGCCAAATACAGAAGTCtcgtatttaatataaaagatacgaAGAATCTAACATTGTTTAGAAAGATAGCTGATAGATCGTTGACGCCGGATGCGGTGGTACGGTTAAGTCCTGATGAAATGGCCAGTCAAGAATTGGCTGAATggagggagaaagagacgaAGCATCAGTTAGAAATGATTAAGAAAAACGAATTAGATTTAATGGCTCAGGCTAAATCTATCGTCGTTAAAACGCACAAAGGTGAACAAATAATCGAGAACGATGGCGGTATCGATCATGTGGATCCAAAAACTCCTGTGCAAGATATCGTGACTGCATTGAACAGTGCTGACAGCATAAGTTCGACCGTGGATGATATGGAGAAAGATTTAGAGAAGGCAATCGACGAGGAAAGATTAAAAAGCAAGGAAGATGCGAAAAAATTGAGGAACTTGGATGataagaaaaggaaggaaaaggacAAAGATAGAGGtagggagaaagaaagagataaggagaaagaaaggggAAAGGAGAAGGAGAGTAATCGTTCAAAGGGTGCGAGCGATCGACGTGGTAGAAGTATCAGTAGAAGTAGACATAAACACGGTAGAGACGATAGGGAACGTAGTAAAACTAGAGAGAAAAGCAGAGAACGGAGGTCTCGAGATAAAGAAGGGAAGCGTGAACGAGAAAAAGATCGTGATAAGGAAAAAGAACGGGATCGTGAACGAGATCGAGAGAGGTCCAGAACTAGAGATCGGGAGAAATTGAAGGTCCGTGAAAAAAGTAGCAGAGATAAAGCTAAGCAAAAGGAGAAGGacagggagaaagagaaggaacgGGAACGACACAGaagtaatgaaaatattttgagaaGTCGCAATAGTAATTTTGCTTATTCcgaattgaaaaatgttgatAAAAGAGAagacgagaagaaaagagagatggaaaagaaagaggaattgTCAGGTTTAACGGGAACATCGGCCGGAAAATCTATCGAAGATCGGCTTTGGCGGCATATCGAAGACGAAGCAACTACCAACATCATCGATGGAAATGATTCCGACGTGTCGGACAGAGAACCTTCTTCAACGGTTAATATCAAAACACCAGACATTAACGAAGAAGTTGATAGAGAAAGGGAACAAGAATCATCATCGACTGTCGAGGGTGAAACTCCTAAAGCAGGAGGATGGCAAACGGTTTGGAGGGGTTTCGTTAACATGGTGGATGTTGCAAAATTCTTCATCACCGCGCAAGAGGTGAGTGGTCATGCGAAAGATCTGATGGACGACCTACCAGATACAGTCGACGTTGTTGGTCGAATAAGTCACGAAACTGTTTGGGATTATATCTCGAAGATGAAGAAGACCGGTTCGAAAGAGATTTTGGTAATTCGACTTACCGCAGCGAATGACGAAGAAAAGATTCCGTACATAACACTGTATAGTTATTTGAACAGTAGAAGTCGACTTGGAGTCGTTGGAAATGTTTCTAAGAATATAaaggatttttatataatgcCATTTTCAAGTCAAAGCACGATACCTCAAGTTCTATTACCTTTGAACGGGCCTGGCTTCGAGGAGCACAGACCGCATCTTCTTCTAGGAATTATTGTTCGCAACAAAAGAAAACGTCCCGCTGGCATATCATCTACAAACATACCGATGAAATTATCGAAGAAGGATACCGATCGAAGTTACACGCCACCTTTAATAGGTGCCTCGAAAGATAAGTCTAGCAATGTTAGTAACGCGACGATCATCGCATCTACCTCTGTTACCTCTACAGCGACGCCAACCATCCCGATATCGTCACCTTCCTTGGCAACCGCAACGAGTACATATCATAAAACACCGGCTACCACGGTCAGCACGACCGAGTctacgaaagaaaaacaacATCCCGTTACTCAAACCACTCTTGACAATTTAAATAGAGCACATATAGGAATGTCGAGGAGTACGTTACTCGATACCGCGACCATATGTAAAATAGTCCCCGAATTGTCGTCAAAGATCGATCTTACTTCTTCGCCTGGTAAAGTACCTCTCGAGGACGATGGCGACGAACCGTATAGTCCTGGCCAGATGGACGAGGAAGATATCGATCTTGACTTACGAAATTGTCCTACTTCGACATCAGTAACCACAGTAGCTCCGATATCTGGTTCATTGGGTATTCACGATGTTACTACGCTCGATAATGGTATCATTTCTTCCAGTAAAAATTCGACCGAACTCCAACGAAAAATGGAAGAACTAAATAGACAAATAGAAGAACAGAAGCAACAAATACAGAATATTAGTTCGTCGTTTCTCGGTGAATCAACGCCTACTTTGCCG GGTTTAGGGCTGGACCCACCGCCCAACGACGAATGCGAAGAAGCTTACAGTCCTTCGGACACGAGATCGTTTACACCACCACCACCTACGGGTATTTCAAAGTTCACTCAACCGATTCTCGAAAAAGTCTCGAACATAACGATACCTCCAAATTTACAAGAGATTTTAGCAAACGTCAAACGACAAGAGAGCTCTAAAGTAGACCCGTATTTACCTTCTAAACCTAGTGCCACGTTCTTAACTACTGCAAATTCTTCGATTTACCAAAATTCCGAAAAATATTCCTCATCGCCTGGTGTAAAACTTACTATTAGCGGATTAAATAAATCCAATTCGGAGAAACCTATAGTGGAATCGTCATCTAATCATCGAGAATCTATttcaaaagagaaagaaagtaaGGGTACTTTGAGCTCATTAAGCGATTTGgatttaattagaaaagcAGAAGAGGAACTAGCGGCCGTCGCAGCTGCATCTGCCACAGTAGTGCCAGGAAATAGGGTCACCGAAAATTCTGTTCCATCGAGTTTATCTGGAACAACAACAGCTCTTCCATCGATCATGGGAACCACTGCGTCTCCATCGTTAATCTCTCAAGCATCTGCAAATCTGTCAAGTTTAACTTCGACGGATTCTCCTACTCACGAGGGGATTCCTTACAAAAATCCCTTCCCAGAACCTTTCAAACGAAACATAGCCCCTGAACAGCCGAAACCACCAGGTCTCGAAGACGAGGATTTCCCTCCGTTTCCATCTACGCCACCAAACTTGGAAAACAATGTATCTAAAACGACATCTTCTCATTCAAAGTTCGTTCCAAAGAGCGGTATTGTGTTAAGCGTTAAACGGAAAGTTAACGACGACGTTCCTCCTACTTCTCCTTCCACTTCGAGCAAAATAATAAGAGTAAAATCTCGATGGGGTCAGGGTCCATCGGAATCGATCGATTAG